The nucleotide sequence CTTGGCCTGCAGGTCCATGCCGCTGCTGATCAGCATGTCCGGGCCGTCGGGCCGGTTCCGCTCGCGCAGGTACTGCGCGTACATGTCCTGGGTGATGACATCTTCGTAGACAACCTCCGTGCCCGGGTACAGGCGCTGGTAGTCGGCGATGACGGTGCTGAACACTTCGATGTCGGTGGAACCGTGGATGCGCAGCTCGGCGGTGGCGGTGCCGGTGGCCGGAAAGCGCTGGATGTCGCCCGGCGCGGCGAGCGCGGGCGCGGACACTGCCAGCAGTGCGAGAAGAACGGCGCGCATCATGCGTGCAACCTCGGCAGACGAATGGTGGCGACCAGCCCGCCACCGGGGCGGTTGCTCAGGTCGATGTGGCCGCCGTGGCTGTCCACTACGCGCTTGACGATGGCCAGGCCCAGCCCTGCCCCGCCCGCCGGGGCTTCTTCGCCGCGCGCGAAGCGCTCGAACACGCGCTCGGCGTCGCCCGGTGGAATGCCCGGGCCATGGTCGGCAATGGTGATGACGCAGTGCTGCGCTTCTTCGGTAAGCGCCACCTGCAGCGGGCCGCCGCCGCCGTACTTGATGGCGTTGTCGATCAGGTTCTTGATCGCTTCGCGTAGCAGCAGCGCGTCGCCCCGCACTCGGCTGGATGCCACGCCCACGGCCAGTTGCACGCGCGGGGCCGGCAGCGCCTGCGGCAGCGCTTCATGCAGGGCCTGGTGCACAGTTTCCACCATGTCCACCGGGGCGAAGCGCTGAAGGTTGGAACGGTGGATGACGCTGGCGTCGCTGAGTAGCTGGTTGAGCAGGCGGCTCATATGGGTGGCGTTGCGGTCGATGGCGACCAGGCTGCGGCGCATGTCTTCGGGGTCTTCGTCGTCGAGCGCGAGCTGCGCCTGTGCACGCAGCGCGGCCAGCGGGGTGCGCATCTGGTGGGCGGCTTCCGCCATGAAGGCGCGCAGGGTTTCATTGCTGCTTGAGAGGCGCGCCATGAAGCGGTTCAACGCGGCCACCATCTGGTCCATTTCGCGCGGTACGCGGGCGTCCAAGGGGCTCAGATCGGACGGCTCGCGTCGCGACAGTTCGCGTTCCACCTTCACCAGTGGGCGGAATGCACGATGTACGCCGAAGGCGACCAGCGCCAACGACAGCAGCGAGAGCACGACAATGGCAATCAACGCGCGGTTGACGATCTCCTGCGCCACCGCTTCACGCGCAAGTCGTGTCTGGCCGACCTGCACCCGCACTTCGGCCTGTGCCGAGGGCGAGGAAACCCGCCGCGAGACCACCACGAACCGAATCGTTTCCCCGCTGTACTGCGCATCGAACAACTGCGGTTCGTCGGTAGGCGTACGCGGCGGTGTCGGCAGGTCCGGGTAGCCGGTAACGGTGCGACCCTGCGCGTCGTAGACGCGGTAAAACACGCGATCGTCCGGCGCCATCGCCAGCAGGTCGAGCGAGGCATACGGCAAATCTACCTGCCACTGGGCATCCACCAACGCCACTGAGTCGATGATGGACATGGCAGACGACACCAGCAGATGGTCGTAGGAACGGTTGGCGGCACGCTGACCGTAGTCGCGCGCGGCGAACAGCAGCGCCACCGCGAACACCGCCAGCAGCACGCCCAGGTACAGGGTGAGGGTGCGCCGCAGCGAGCTGGGCGCGCGGGCTTCAGCCTTGGGCATCGGGCGTGCCGTCGATGGCTTCAAGCAGGTAACCGCTGCCGCGTACGGTGACGATGCGCAGCGGTGCGTCGGCCAGCTTCTTTCGCAGGCGACCGACGTAAAGCTCGATGGCATTTGGGCCGGCTTCGTCGTCGAAACCGAACAGGCCGTTGCCAATCTCGTCCTTGCCGACCACATGGCCCAGCCGGCCCATCAGGATTTCCAGCAGGCGGTACTCGCGGTTGGGCAGCTCAATGGGCTGCCCATCCAGGCTCACCCGGTGCGAGGCGTTGTCGAACTGGAAGCCGCCAATCTGAACCACTTCACTGGCCTGCCCGCGCGTGCGCCGCAGCAGTACGCGGCAGCGCGCTTCGAATTCGCGGAAGTCGAATGGCTTTCCAAGGTAATCATCCGCACCTACATCCAGCGCCTGCACGCGATCTTCAATTCCGTCGCGCGCGGTGAGCATCAGCACCGGCGTGGCGTCGCCGCGCTCACGCATGCCGGCCAGCACGCGCAGGCCATCCAGCTTGGGCAGGCCGATATCCAGCACCACCAGGTCGAAGCTCTGGTAGCCCAGCACGCTGGCGGCGGCCAGGCCGTCGCTCTGCCAGTCCACCGCGTGGCCGCTGCGGCGCATGCGGCGAACGATGGCGTCGGCCAGGTCCGGGTTGTCTTCTACCAGCAGGATGCGCATGGGGCAGGAATGGGGAACGGTGCGGGAATCCTAGCGCGAGCGGCGTGTTTCGTGGGTCGCGCTGCGCTGCAACAGGCGCCGACAGGTGGATGACAGCTTCCCCGATCTAGGCTGCGCCATCGACAACCTGCGGGAATGCGCGGCCCTGGTGCCCTGCCCTCCCACGCCATGTACCTGGGAGGGTTCATGCACCACCAACTCCTGCGCTGCCGCGGGCTGGCCGCCTGCACCCTGCTGTTGGCCGCCGCCCCGCTCTGGGCCGCCGACGACACCGACACCGACCGCCCGGTCACCGCCACCCTCGGCGGCCGCCTGCACCTGGATTTCGCCGACTTCGACAACGATTCGCGCGGCACCCCGAACAAGAACGACACCGAGATCCGCCGCGCCTGGCTGGACGTCTCCGGCAAGTTCTTCGTGGTGGACTACAAACTGGAAGCGGACTTCTCCGGCGACCGGGTGGAAGCCAAGGACGTGTATGTCAGCCGCGATTTCAGTGGCGGCAAACTCAGCATCGGCCAGTTCAAGCAGTTCTTCTCGCTGGACGACCGCACCGGCTCCAACTACGGCAGCTTCCTGGAGCGCGGCAACGCCGGCACCACGCTGGCGCCGCTGTACCGGCTGGGTGCCTCGTGGCAGGCGGCCAAGGGCGACATGACCTGGGCCGCCAGCGCTTACAGCCTGGAAAGCATCGACGCGTGGCAGGTGAAGGGCCGTGCAGCCGGCGGCCGTGCCACCTGGGCGCCCGGCGCCACTGCGGGCGATGTGCTGCACCTGGGCCTTTCGCTGGCGCACGAGCGCTACGACACCCCCGGCGCCAACGGCGTGCCGGCCCTGCGGATCCGCCCGCGCCCGGCCGGGCACCTCTCCGACAACAGTCGCCTGACCCTGATCGACTTCTCGTCCGGCCGCGACACCGACGTGAACAAGTGGTCGCTGGAATACGCACAGGTGCGTGGTCCGCTGAGCTGGCAGGGCGAGTTCAGTGGCGCCACCTTCGATGACGGCAGCCAGCGCGGCACGGTGCTGGCCGGCTACGGCATGCTCAGCTGGTTCGTCACCGGCGAGTCGCGCGGCTACGACCGCAAGACCGGCCGCTTCGCGCGCATCAAGGACATCCGACATAAGGCCGGTGCCTTCGAGCTGGCACTGCGCTACGACCAGATGCGCGGCGAGCAGCACCTGTTCGGACAGCCGGACCTGATCGATGCGCGTACCGAGGCGTGGACGCTGGGCGGCAACTGGTACATGCGCCCGAACCTGCGCTTCATGCTGAACCTGATCGACAGCCGCAACCGCGATTACCTGGCGGCGGCCACCGTGGACCACACCCGCGCGGTCACCGGCCGCCTGCAGTTCGATTTCTAACCCCCTTTGCAAGGAAACCCGCAGATGATGCTGAGCATCCTCGGTTTTGGCATGGTCATTACGTTCATGTACTTGATCATGAGCAAACGACTGTCGCCGCTGGTCGCGCTGATCACCATTCCCATCGTGTTCGCGCTGTTGGGCGGCTTCGGTGCGGGTATCGACCAGATGATGCTCGACGGCATCAAGAAGATCGCACCGACCGGCGTGATGCTGATGTTCGCCATCCTGTACTTCGGGGTGATGATCGACGCCGGCCTGTTCGACCCGCTGGTGCGGATCATCCTGCGCCTGGTCAAGGGTGACCCGATGAAGATCGTGCTGGGCACGGCGGCGCTGGCGATGCTGATCTCGCTGGACGGCGACGGCTCCACCACCTACATGATCACCGTCTCGGCGATGCTGCCGCTGTACCAGCGCCTTGGCATGAACGCGTTGAACATGACCTGCGTGACCATCCTGGCCGGCGGTGTGATGAACCTCACCCCGTGGGGCGGCCCGACCGCTCGTGCGGCCACGGCGCTGCATGTGGACCCGGCGGACGTGTTCGTGCCGCTGATTCCGGCGATGGTGCTGGCCTGTGCGTCGGTGCTGCTGCTGGCGTGTTATCTGGGCCTGAAGGAACGCCGTCGCCTGGGCGTGGTGAAGCTGCCGACGGGTGGAAGCTGGATGGATTCCAGCGTGTCCGATGACGGCTCGCTGCCCACCGTGGAAGATGCCGAAGACACCAAGCGTCCGAAGCTGCTGTGGGTGAACCTGGCCCTGACCCTGGCGCTGATGACCGCGCTGGTGATGGGCGTGCTGCCGATGCCGGTGCTGTTCATGGTCGGCTTTGCGATCGCGCTGGTGATCAACTACCCGAACCTGGCCGAGCAGCGCCGCCGCGTGGTGAACCATGCCGGCAACGTGCTTTCGGTGGTGTCGCTGATCTTCGCCGCGGGCATCTTCACCGGCATCCTCAACAACACCGGCATGGTAGAGGCGATGTCGCGCAGCTTCCTTGCGGTCATTCCCGATGCCTGGGGCCCGTACCTGGCGGTGATCACCGCGCTGGCCTCGATGCCCTTCACCTTCTTCATGTCCAACGACGCGTTCTACTTCGGCGTGCTGCCGATCCTGTCCGAGGCGGCCGGCAACTACGGCATCACCCCGGTGGAAATGGCGCGCGCCTCGCTCGCCGGCCAGCCGGTGCATCTGCTCAGCCCGTTGGTCCCCTCTACCTATCTGCTGGTGGGGTTGGCCAAGGTGGAGTTCGCCGACCACCAGAAGTTCACCCTGAAGTGGGCGGTGATGGTCTCACTGGTGTTGATGTTCGGCAGCCTGCTGTGCGCGCTGTATCCCTTCGCGGCCTGATCCTGGAGCACTTGAAATGACTCTTCGCATTGCATACGTCACCAGCGGCATGGGCAGCGTGGGTACCGCCATCTGCCAGAAGCTGGCCCGCAACGGCCACACTGTGGTGGCGGGCTGCGCACCCGATTCACCGCGCAAGGCCGCATGGCTGCGCGAACAGCGCGAGCTGGGCTTTGATTTCATCGCCTCCGAAGGCAACGCGGCCGACTGGCAGTCCACGGTGGCGGCCTTCACCAAGGTCAAGGCCGAGGTGGGCGAGATCGACGTGCTGGTGAACAACGCCGGCGGCAGCCGCGACGTGTTGTTCCGGCAGATGAGCCAGGACGACTGGAACGCGGTGATGGGCTCGAACCTCCATGCGCTGTTCAACATCACCAAGCAGGTGATCGACGGCATGGCCTCACGCGGCTGGGGCCGGATCGTGAACATTGGTTCGGTGAGCGCGCACAAGGGCCAGATTGGGCAGGTGAACTTTGCGACCGCCAAGGCGGCGATGCATGGGTTCAGCCGGGCGCTGGCCAATGAGGTGGCTACGCGCGGGGTGACGGTGAATACCATCTCGCCCGGGTATATCGCCAGCCAGTCGATCAGCAGCTTTCCGCCGGATGTGCTTGATCGCTTGGCCGGATCGGTGCCGATCAGGCGCCTGGGCAAGCCGGAAGAAGTGGCCAGCCTGTGTGCGTGGTTGGCTTCGGATGATGCGGCGTATGTGACCGGCGCGGACTATGCGGTGAATGGTGGGTTGCATATGTTCTGAGCGGCGCCGCCCCGAACGGCAGGCCGCACCCGACCCTCGAACCGCCGGCCGCACCCGACCCTCGTAGTGCCGGCCGCTGGCCGGCTCCAGGCGGTATGTCGCACGAGACGTAGACCGCTTGGAGCCGGCCGGCGGCCGGCACTACGTCAGAATTCCGCGCCGAAGGTCAGGAATACCTGCCTTGGCGCGCTTGCGTGAATCGCGTAGCGCGTTCCATTGGGGTCGGTCGGCGCGAACGAACTCAGCTGACCTGCATATCGCTTGTTGGTCAGGTTGGTGGCATTCAGCGCCACCTTTACATCCCGCAGCCCCATCCCCGGACCGAACGAATACCCCATACCGGCGTCAAACGTGGTCACACCGGGCACCGACTGGTCATTGATATATGTGTAGTACCGCTTTCCGGTGTACTTCCCGCGCAGGCTGGCAAAGAAGCCGTCCCGGTTCCAGCTGATCTCGCTGGACACCATCTGCTGCGGCGTATCCACGGTGATCTTGCCGGCCACCGGTACCACGACACCGCCGGAGATGTAGTCATCCTCGTATGTAGTCTTGTTCCACGACACCGCGTTGTACCACTGCAGCCCTTCCACCGGCTTGAGGATGAAGGTCAGCTCGGCGCCCTGGCTCTTCACCGAACCGACGTTGATGAAGCGTGTGATGCACTCCGGCCGCGTTCCCACCTCAATGCTGGTGCACGGGTTGAGCGACAGCAGGCGGTTGTCGAACATTACGTGGTAGGCCGCGATGGAGGCTTCGTACTTATCGCCAAACGTACGGAAGCCTGCTTCCAGCGTGCGCGACTTCTCCGGCTCCAGGTCATCCACGCTGGCCGCGAACGACTCCGGCGAGACCTGCAGCGGGCCACCACTGCCGCCACCGACGAACGCGGCGATGTTCTCTGCATAGGACGCGAACACCTCATTTCGCTCGCTGAGCTTGAAGCCGATGCCTGCCTGCGGCAGCACCGACTCCTTCGCGGTGAGCGTGCCCGACGCATAGCTGGACTCGGTTCCGGGCTTTGAAACCGCCGTCATGCGGGTGTTCGGGCTCTTGATGCCTACGTCCACGGTCAGCCGGTCGTCCAGGAAACGCATGCGGTCCTGCACGTAGAACTGGCGGGTGCGGATGTCGTAGTCCTGGTCGAACAGGCGACGGTTCGGGTAGTTCAGGTAGCCGTCGTCCAGGAACGGACCCGTGATGTAGTAGAAGTTGCGCTCAACGTTGTGGTCATTCCGCCCGTACCACAGCCCTGCTTC is from Stenotrophomonas bentonitica and encodes:
- a CDS encoding OprO/OprP family phosphate-selective porin — its product is MHHQLLRCRGLAACTLLLAAAPLWAADDTDTDRPVTATLGGRLHLDFADFDNDSRGTPNKNDTEIRRAWLDVSGKFFVVDYKLEADFSGDRVEAKDVYVSRDFSGGKLSIGQFKQFFSLDDRTGSNYGSFLERGNAGTTLAPLYRLGASWQAAKGDMTWAASAYSLESIDAWQVKGRAAGGRATWAPGATAGDVLHLGLSLAHERYDTPGANGVPALRIRPRPAGHLSDNSRLTLIDFSSGRDTDVNKWSLEYAQVRGPLSWQGEFSGATFDDGSQRGTVLAGYGMLSWFVTGESRGYDRKTGRFARIKDIRHKAGAFELALRYDQMRGEQHLFGQPDLIDARTEAWTLGGNWYMRPNLRFMLNLIDSRNRDYLAAATVDHTRAVTGRLQFDF
- a CDS encoding CitMHS family transporter, which codes for MLSILGFGMVITFMYLIMSKRLSPLVALITIPIVFALLGGFGAGIDQMMLDGIKKIAPTGVMLMFAILYFGVMIDAGLFDPLVRIILRLVKGDPMKIVLGTAALAMLISLDGDGSTTYMITVSAMLPLYQRLGMNALNMTCVTILAGGVMNLTPWGGPTARAATALHVDPADVFVPLIPAMVLACASVLLLACYLGLKERRRLGVVKLPTGGSWMDSSVSDDGSLPTVEDAEDTKRPKLLWVNLALTLALMTALVMGVLPMPVLFMVGFAIALVINYPNLAEQRRRVVNHAGNVLSVVSLIFAAGIFTGILNNTGMVEAMSRSFLAVIPDAWGPYLAVITALASMPFTFFMSNDAFYFGVLPILSEAAGNYGITPVEMARASLAGQPVHLLSPLVPSTYLLVGLAKVEFADHQKFTLKWAVMVSLVLMFGSLLCALYPFAA
- the phbB gene encoding acetoacetyl-CoA reductase — encoded protein: MTLRIAYVTSGMGSVGTAICQKLARNGHTVVAGCAPDSPRKAAWLREQRELGFDFIASEGNAADWQSTVAAFTKVKAEVGEIDVLVNNAGGSRDVLFRQMSQDDWNAVMGSNLHALFNITKQVIDGMASRGWGRIVNIGSVSAHKGQIGQVNFATAKAAMHGFSRALANEVATRGVTVNTISPGYIASQSISSFPPDVLDRLAGSVPIRRLGKPEEVASLCAWLASDDAAYVTGADYAVNGGLHMF
- a CDS encoding response regulator transcription factor encodes the protein MRILLVEDNPDLADAIVRRMRRSGHAVDWQSDGLAAASVLGYQSFDLVVLDIGLPKLDGLRVLAGMRERGDATPVLMLTARDGIEDRVQALDVGADDYLGKPFDFREFEARCRVLLRRTRGQASEVVQIGGFQFDNASHRVSLDGQPIELPNREYRLLEILMGRLGHVVGKDEIGNGLFGFDDEAGPNAIELYVGRLRKKLADAPLRIVTVRGSGYLLEAIDGTPDAQG
- a CDS encoding sensor histidine kinase, with protein sequence MPKAEARAPSSLRRTLTLYLGVLLAVFAVALLFAARDYGQRAANRSYDHLLVSSAMSIIDSVALVDAQWQVDLPYASLDLLAMAPDDRVFYRVYDAQGRTVTGYPDLPTPPRTPTDEPQLFDAQYSGETIRFVVVSRRVSSPSAQAEVRVQVGQTRLAREAVAQEIVNRALIAIVVLSLLSLALVAFGVHRAFRPLVKVERELSRREPSDLSPLDARVPREMDQMVAALNRFMARLSSSNETLRAFMAEAAHQMRTPLAALRAQAQLALDDEDPEDMRRSLVAIDRNATHMSRLLNQLLSDASVIHRSNLQRFAPVDMVETVHQALHEALPQALPAPRVQLAVGVASSRVRGDALLLREAIKNLIDNAIKYGGGGPLQVALTEEAQHCVITIADHGPGIPPGDAERVFERFARGEEAPAGGAGLGLAIVKRVVDSHGGHIDLSNRPGGGLVATIRLPRLHA